In Mercenaria mercenaria strain notata chromosome 13, MADL_Memer_1, whole genome shotgun sequence, the DNA window tttcCTTTATGTACAGAAACATTGTCATTGTTCAAAAAGGGACTTAATTTGATATGGtaaacaaaattcaatttagtaccatttcatatatttattactGCTGTAGGCACTTCATTTTTTAATTacccaaacaaaaacaataaaactctTACTGTAATATGTTCATTTATTACTTCATTTTAGACTTTGCAATGGGTACATTTTTAATGGGTTTATTACTACAATAATATAGTTTTAGTTCTTGTataacaaattctattattttgatTGGATTTTCACTTAAGCAGAGAGGAAAAGATTACCACAAAACATGTAACATGTTTTTCCTTACTAGTCTAAAAAAAATCTGGAGAATGACTCTTGTATAATTAAAAATGGGTCATTAATTTAACAGAAGTTAAAAGAAAGGCATGAACATTTCGTAAGTCTTTGAACTTTTTCAGAATTTAACTAAACTTAAACAGTACCATGAATTTTCTTTACTTAGCCCTTAATTTTCTCAGTTCAAGGACATGTTAATCTTTGCGATAAGCAATATAGGCTATTAATTAATCAATCAAGTTTTCTGACAAGCTTAATGAAGGCTGTGCATCATTTTATGTACTTTAAATCATACAAACAGGATCCTATATCACGATACAATGATGTAGACTGGCAGCATAATTTTCTCGTTATCAGAATTTTCCCGAACATTATGAAACTTTCACACCTATCACACAACACACGTCCCAAACCATGAGGCGCTTTTGGCTAAAAATGAAGGCACTAGAAACATTTAGACTTCAATTTTGTCATTCCTAAACACTTGAAGTatcatcatttctttttctttttccctttttttccttttttcccttttttaccaCCACCTCCGTCTCCTTCCCAGCCGAACCCTCTCATATCGAGAGCCTGTGGAGCGTCATGTGCAATATAATACAAATTTTCCATGGCAGCTTGACTTAGAATGTCTACTTCAGTCTTCTCTCCTTTTACCGCCTTTGCTGATCCCTTTGCTGACTTCTTTCCCTTCTTTCCTCCCTTCTTGCCGGACTTCTTTCCTGACTTTTTACCCTTTTTTCCACTTTTCTTTGGCTGTAACaatgtaataaataaaacttaGTCACACAGCTTATTAACATTAAGAAGTTCCCagttaacaaaaagaaattattcacataaacaagaggaccatgatggtcctgaatggctcacctcttcccacatgacccagttttgagtatgacgttgttttttctattatttgacatagtgacctagtttttgagctcatgtgacccagttttgaacttgatttagatattatcaagataaaaattctgatcaattttcatgaagatccattgaaaaatatggtctctagagaggtcacaaggttttttctattatttgacctactgacctagttttcgaaggtacgtgaccctgttttgaactttatctagatatcatcaaggtgaacattctcactaattttcatgtagatctcatgaaaaatatggcctctagagaggtcacaaggtttttctatttttatacct includes these proteins:
- the LOC123528582 gene encoding small lysine-rich protein 1-like, whose amino-acid sequence is MALSIDEFNTRPTSHESRMPKKSGKKGKKSGKKSGKKGGKKGKKSAKGSAKAVKGEKTEVDILSQAAMENLYYIAHDAPQALDMRGFGWEGDGGGGKKGKKGKKGKKKKK